AATACTTTTGATCGTTCGGAGAAGTGGACATGAAACCGGACATCACAAGCGTCGCTGGCCGGGATGACTCGGCCATCGTGACGGCTCTGGCACTAATCCGGCGCGCCTGGTCTGCAACCCCTACCGTAGACGGCAGCCCATCGAAATGATAATTTGGTGCCTTATGACAATGCGCCGCGTGTTTGAGGGCGGCAGGAATGGCTCGAGCCCCAGGGGAGGGGTAAAGACTGAGCGCGCAGGCAACCGCTCAGAAAAGGAGGATCGAGATGCTCTTCGAGGTCAGACGCAAGCACGTAACCATCAAGCTGAGTGACCACAATCTGCTCAACGCGGTGGTCCGTGGAGAAGAAACCCAGGGGTTGTGGCTCACGCCGGGTGAGGATACCTCAGTGCCGGAATTCCCTGCCGGTGTGCAGGAGCCGATCATCTTTGTTCCTTTTAACCAGATGGTCTGGCTGGTCACTTCTTCCGTTCGCCCGCCTGACATTTAGGATTCAGGGTTTTTCGCGGGCGCCGCCGGACACAGGCTGGCAAGGGGGGTCTTCGGCAGGACCGGCAATTTCGCCGCCTTAGACGCCCTGATTATTTTCTGGAGATGCGCCGCCTGAAACGTCAACACGGGACCACCGGCGGTCCACTGCCTTCGCAGAGTCCCCGCCGCACAGATCGCGGTTGCCCGCGATCCATGCGACGCCAGCGATTGTCCCTCATCGGCCAAAATTGAAATTCAGTGAAATGAAGTCCTGCACGCGGTAGCCGTTGTCCACCAGCACCACGTTCTCGCCAAGGATGAAGTAGCGATAGCTGGGCGGTGGCGGCGGCAGCTCTTCCAGCATGACTACGGGCACCGGATGGCAATATGCCCGGTAGCGAGGCTCCACGACGTACCCGTAACCGACGACCACTCCGCGTGGCGCGGGCCCACGGAACCAGTGCTCGTCGTTGTGTTCGCGCACGTAGGCCACAAAGCCGCGCCGGTCGTTGTCATAAAAGCGGTAATGTCCAGCGCGATCGTGGTCCCAGCCCCGGTGCAGGCCGTTGTCATGGTGCTCGTGTTTGCCGTGGTGCTTCCAATCTTTGTCCTTGTCCTTGTCGTGGCCGTGGCCGTGGTCATGCTGGTCATACGGGCGATACGGCTGCGCCGCCCAGCCTGCCATAGAGCCGGAGCCCAGCGCCACGCCCGCGCCCACCAACGCCACCATCAAAAGCCGCTGAAATTTCTTCATATCTGTCTCTCCTTCGACCCGCCATGGAAGCCTTTTTCGGGAAAAGGGCAGTGAATGGCCAGGTATATCGTGGAGCGAATGCTCCCTGCCCCCTCCCCAGGTTCCCAATTTGCACCAGAAGGTTATTAACTGTCAAAGAACTATCGTACCAGTCCCATCCCCCGTTGGTGGTATAGAGGATAAACCATGATGGTTCTGTCACTTGCTGGAATATTATGCGGGACATCGGGCCGCGGCCTCATGGCCCTTTCTGTAGTGGGAGTATGCCACACGGTTTGATCCAACCGAGAGTTCGTTGTTGGGTCAACAAGCAGATACGACAGAGAAAATCATAAACCTATTGCGAGGTATCGATCCGCGCCGTAGTTTCCATTACGTATCGCGAAGCCATTGTGGAGTGCGGGAGCTTGATCCCGTCTTCTGCCCGCTGCAGGCCCCATGGGAGAGGCCGAAAATTGGAGCGCCAACGAAGAGGCCGGGCACAAAGCGGCCGCAAGCCGCCGCACTCCATACCGCGTAGGTATGCAGCGGTTCACTAGACGCACTACACTAGAAGCTGAACCTCAAAAACAGGTTGATGGTGCGATTGGCTGATTGGTTGTTGAAGAATCCGCCCGCGAGCGAGTTGGAACGGCCGAACAGGGGAGACGTGATGTTGCCCACCGGCGTCCCAAGATTCACCTTGTTGAAGGCGTTGTTGGCCATGACGCCCAGCTCAAGCTGATATTGGCGGCTGCTGGAGCCGCCGAAGCGGGGCCCGCCGCCTCCGCTGCTCAGCCCGCGGCCGCCCAACCCTCCGCGACCGCCCTCGCGGCCACCGCCGAACCCGCCTCGGCCTCCTCCGGTTTCCTTGCCAAACCCGAAGGTCTTGGAAAGCCGCGCGTTCATCGAAAATTGGCTGGGGCCAAAGAAATTATTGACGGGCACAAGCTGATCGCCGGCAACCGGATCGATGTTAAAAATCCCCAGTGACGTTTGCACACAGGTAGCGCACATGCTTGTGGCCAGGGCTGGCCGATCGTTGAAGATGGAATCTCCGTTCAGGTCCTGTCCGAGGGTGATGTTGTAAGGACGGCCGGAAGTCATCACCATAAAGGGGCTGAAGCTGAACCCATAGGGCAATCCGACGGACCCGCCCACGAAAAATCGGTTGCGGGTCGCCCATGCAGCCGTTCCGTAACTCTGAGAAAGATCATATTGGTTCATCGGAAAGCTGGCGCCCGCGCTTTCTCCTAATCCGCCGCCAAACCCGGGTCCGCCAGAGCCGCCCGATCCTGCATTGGCGTTCGCATAGCTGAGCGTGTAAAAGCCGAAGAGCGAAAGCGCAGGTCCCATTCGGATGTTGAAGTTGGCAATCAACTGGTTCTCATTGTACAGACCAGCGGATTCATATTGATAAATATTTCCCACATCTCCGAAAGGCCGGACGCCGCTGGACGGGTCCGCGGGATCATAGGTGCCGGGCAGCGGCGCGTTGATGTTGCGTGCCAGGAGCTGGTGGATTCCGTGCGTTGTGACATAGGTGACCGAGGTTTTGATGTTCCGGGTTAGCTGCCTTTCCAGCCCCACCGCGCCCTCAATCACATAAGGCGTCTGGTAGTTCCGAGCAATCTGGTAGATGGTGGGGAAGGTCGCGGAACCGGCCAGCGTATTCAAGGGTGGGATATCGCCGGGGAAGAAGTCCGGCGAATTGACGATGTATTGTTGCTGGTTGATGCCGTTCAACTGCTCTGCTTGAAGGATGTTGCCCACGTCAAACCGGTCGTAGAAGATTCCCGCGCCTGCTCTCAGGACGGTTTTGGGAGCGCTTCCGTTTCTGCCGATTCCCCAGGCGAAGCCCAGGCGGGGCGCCACGTCAAAATGGTCGCTGATGTGGTTCTGTCCCTCAAAGCGCAGGCCCAGCGTCAGCGAGGCATTGGGGCGCATCCGCCAGGTGTCCTCGGCGTAAAGGCCAAAGTCAATTCGGTTGGCCGTGGCAGCCGGGTTTCCTGCGGTGATGGCAAACTGCCGGGCGCCTCCTCCTGCGGCGATGATCTGAGCGTCCGTCAGACCTGCCGCGAGACCTTGCTGATAAACTGAATAACTGTCAATTCCCGTAAAGGTGAAACTGCCGTTGTAGCCGCTGGTGGTGTTTACCGCTTCGTTCATATAGCGCACGCGGCCGCCATAGGTCAACGCGTGTTTGCCAAGATTTGTCGAGGTCAGGCTCTGGAATTCGTATTGGTTCCCCGTGCTCAACTGTGTCCCGGCGCTGCTGCCGCCGCCGGTGAAAGCGCCGATGACGTCGAGAGACGGGTCCGTGCTCAAGGGAGCCTGGCGATCTTCGGAATGGCGATACTGGAAGCGGGCCTGGGTGACGGTGCGCGTGCTGATCACCTGGGTGTCGCTGATCTGCGCCATGTTCTCGGCGCCTGTCGAGTTTTGGCCCACTGAGGGAAGCTGGAATTGCCCGATGCCTGAATTCGTATTGTCGTTCGACCAGCGCTGATAACGAATGGACAGCACATTGCTGCTGCTCAACTGCAGGTCCACGCGCGGGCTGATGTTCAATCTCGATGAGGGGCTGGGGACGGCTTCGGTGAAGGCGGTCCCTGCCGGGTTAAAGTTTGGGGCCGGGACGACCGCGTTCACAATGGATGAGTTGTCCGTGCTGCGGCGGAACACCGAGAAAAAGAATGAGGCTTTCTTGCTGAGCGGCCCGCCGAAATCGCCCCCTATCATGTCGGAATGGTTGTCCGGCTGCTCCGCCACAAAGGGATTTCTGGAATTAAGCGCCGAAGTGTTGCCGAAACTGAAGATGCCGCCATGATATTTCTGGAATCCCGGCTTGGTGGTGATGTCAATCCGTCCATAGCCCAGCCTTTCATACTGCGCCGAGAAAGGATTCTGGTTGACGCGAACTTCCAGGATGGCGTCTTTGGGCGGCAACTGGCCTCCGGAGAACCCGTCGATATAGATTTGCCCTCCATTCGGTCCCGCCGCGGGACCTGCCAGTTCCTGGAGCTCCGTCTGTAATTCGTCGGGATCGTCGGAAAGCGATTTCAAGGCCTCGCCCTTCAGCACCACCGCGCCGACGTTGTTCTCAGGGCTGACGCTTAACTGCTCCCCTTCGCCTTCGACGGTAACCTGTTGCTTTTCCATGGTGAGGGCGAGTTGAGCGTTCACAAGCTGCGGGTGGCCCGGAGCCACCTGAATGCCGGCCTTCGTGAAGGTTGAAAAGCCCTGGGTGCTGATGGCCACCGAATATGCGCCCGGCGGCAGATTGTGAAAGGCGTAGCGCCCTTGTTCGTTGGTCTGTGCCGTCTTCGTCGCGTGGTCCGGGCCCGTGAGGGTGACGGTCGCCGCAGGGATTGCCGCCCCGGACGGGTCCGTAACCTGGCCGCTCAGAGTTCCGCTTCCCGACTGCGCAAAAGCTGCGGCGTACAGGCAGAACAACGCCAGCAGTGTCAAAAAGGGCCGGCTGAATTTTCTAGAAAACCCGATTACCATCGTGAACCTCCACAAACGCTCTCGAACAACTGCATCAACCCGCCCTTTGCGGAATGTCTGGCTGTGCCTGGGGACTAAAGCTATGGAAAGCCGAACCCTGACCTGTCCGTGACGCCCGGCCCTTGGCTGTGCAACCCGTTTCATGGGTCTACTTGCCGAACTGCTCTTACTGTTGGCCTAAGACGGTGTAGCCGGGATGGCGGTTGCGCTCGAATTGTTAAATCCATGTAAAACCGGGCTGTGACTCCGAGGCGAACCGTAGGGTCCTGCCCTATGGTTAACGGCGCCAGGGGCCAGTCGGTGGTGGGCAAGACAAGGCAAAACATGGACTGAAATAAGTCTTTCTACCGGGGAAGAGGACCTTCCGGCGGCTAGCGTGCTTTGCGGGCCAGGTAAACCGTGCGCTGGCCGGGAAAGATCCTCCATTCGCGCGCGAAGGCGGCCTGGTCCCAGGCTCGAATGGTGCTGAAGCCGGCGCGGCGAAGGCTTTGGCGGACTTCGGCTGCGGTCCAGGCCACCTGCTCCACGCGCTCAACAGTCCGCTGCCAGCTTTTGCCCTTGCGAATGAACCACTCGGCGTTGCTCCAACCTTTGCGGCGACGCCGGTCGTAGCCGCCGTGCATCACCAGGACAACTCCAGCCAGCCCCAGCCGCCAGGTACCCGTCCAGGCCTTCTCAAACGCCAGCCGATTGTTCACGTCAAAAAAGAACCAGCCGCCCGGGCGCAACGCCCTCGCCACCGCGTGGGCCACGCGATCAAGATCGGACTTTCGCGGCACGTGGTTGACCGCGTCGAATTCGCACGTCACCAGGTCCACGGCTTCCGGCAGGCGAAAGCTGCGCATGTCGCCGTGCAGCACGGTCAGGCGGACGCCCTTCTGCCGCGCCTTCTGCCGGGCCAGCCTGCACATGGCCGGTGAGGCGTCAACGCCATACATGCGGATGCCACGCCGGGCCAGCGCAACGGCCGTGGTTCCTGTCCCGCAGGCGAGGTCGCACGCCGACTCCGCGCGCCGCACGACGTCCCCCAGCAGATGCCGCCGCACGCGCCCCATCGGCGCCCGCAGCGGCTCGAACAGCCGGTCGTAGTAAACCGCCAGCAGCTGGTAAGGAGAATCAGCCATAGCAATGTCCGCGCCCGGCTGCGCTGGCCGGCTTCCTGTCCCGCTTGATTTTGGCATTCCTCTTGCCCCTGGAGGAGAGTCAAGATCCCTTGGGGTGGCTGCGGCTCCCCGGCACGCTTCCCTCATTCCCTGGCTCAGAGGTCACGCCAGAAACGCACGCCGTTCCGAATATCACGGTTCCCTCGCCCCCTTGGGGGAGAGGGTGGCGAGCGACGCGAGCCGGGTGAGGGGGTAGCGAGGCCCTGCGCATTGTCACGGACCCGGCGTGAAGCCCCGCTAGAAAATCCCGTTCTCGTTGGGGGATTCGTCCGGCACGTCCTGAGAAGCTTCCCACTCCTCCACGATCAGATCGCCTTCGAACCGGAAAATGTGAATCACCGACCAGTGGGAGTCCGGCGCGAGCGCCACTCTTCCGTGGATGGCAACCAGGTTTCCTTCCTCGACGGCGCGCAACATCTGGTAGGTCTTGCCGGGAAACTGTTTTGCATTTTCTTCCATGCCCTTAAGCAGCGATTGCCGGTCACCTTTGAAGTATGCATTGTGATGACGAAACTGCGGATGTATGTGCTTTGCATAAGCCTCCTGCACTCTGCCCGATGAAGCCAGCTTGAGAAATGACTCGGCGATTTCTTTCCTGGTCATGTCTGGTAGCCTCCCCGATTCAGACATTATCGCGCTTTTTGCGGCAGCGGAGAGTTTCCTCATCTGAAGGTACAGGAAGCTTTCCTTTTTAGCACAAGACGGCGGCCTCTGCTGTGGAAATTTCCGCTGCAGGTGCCGGAGCGGACCTATAGAGGGCCGGTTCATAAGCGCCGTCCCCCCACAATTCGGAATCGGTCAAAACTTTGGTAACATGACATGGGGCCGGGATACATTTCGTTCGTGACCGCATATAAACTCCGCGTCCGGCGAGCGGTACGCACCTGCCCAGAAAAACTGAGGATTGAGGCAAGACCTGTGAATCACCTGGAGGGCCGGCAGGGTGACGCTGCCCAGACCTGGTACAAGGACGCCATCATCTATCAGCTCCATGTCCGAGCTTTTTGCGACAGCAACGGCGACGGCATCGGGGATTTCAGGGGCCTGACGCAGAAGCTTGATTACATTCAGGAATTGGGGGCCACGGCCATCTGGCTTCTCCCTTTTTATCCCTCGCCTCTGAAAGATGACGGATATGACATTTCTGATTACTACAGCGTGCATCCCAGCTACGGGACGCTGGATGATTTCAAGCTGTTCATGGAACAAGCCCACTCGCGCGGCTTAAGGGTGATCACGGAGCTGGTAGTGAATCACACTTCGGACCAGCATCCCTGGTTCCAGCAGTCACGCAGTTCGCCGGACAACCCTTATCGTCACTGGTATGTCTGGAGCGACACGGATGACCGTTACCGCGACGCGCGGATCATTTTTGTGGACACGGAAATGTCCAACTGGGCCTGGGACCCTGTCTCCAGGGCGTACTACTGGCACCGCTTCTTCGGCCATCAGCCCGACCTCAATTATGACAATCCCGAAGTCCGCGAGGAAATCTGGAACGCCATGAAGTTCTGGCTGGAGATGGGCGTGGACGGCTTCCGGCTGGATGCCGTGCCTTACCTCGTGGAGCGCGAAGGGACCAATTGCGAAAACCTCCTCGAAACCCACGAGATCCTCAAGACGCTGCGCAAACGGCTCGACGAAAATTTCCCCAACCGGATGCTCCTGGCGGAAGCCAACCAGTGGCCGCAGGACCTGGGTCCTTACTTCGCGGACGGCGACGAATTTCACATGGCATTCCATTTTCCGCTGATGCCCCGCATGTTTATGGCCATCAAACTGGAGGACCGCAAGCCGATCATTGAAATTCTCCAGCGCACCCCGCAGATTCCCGAGAATTGCCAGTGGGGCATCTTTCTTCGCAACCACGATGAGCTGACGCTTGAAATGGTGACGGACGAAGAACGCGACTATATGTACGATGTATACGCCATGGACAGAATGATGAAGCTCAACGTGGGAATCCGCCGCAGGCTGGCGCCTCTGCTGGACAATGACCGGCGGCGCATCGAACTGATGAACGGAATGCTGCTGTCGCTGCCCGGCACGCCGATCATCTACTACGGCGACGAAATCGGCATGGGCGATAACGTCTATCTCGGAGACCGCAACGGCGTCCGCACGCCGATGCAGTGGAATGGCGGGTGGAACGCGGGCTTTTCGATGGCCGACCCGGAACGCCTTTTTTCTCCTTTGATCTCCAACGCCGTTTATGGCTACCAGGGCGTCAACGTACTGTCGCAGCAGCGTTCTGAGCATTCCCTGTTGTCCTGGATGCGGCGGATCGTAAAACTGCGAAAGATAAGCTCGGTTTTTGGACGAGGAACCATCGAATTCCTGGATCCCGAAAATCACCGGGTGCTTGCCTACATCCGGCAGTGGGAAAACCAGCGCATCTTGATCGTCAACAACCTCTCAAGTAGCGCCCAGGCGGCCGAGCTCGACCTCAAACCTCTGCGCGGCTTTATCCCTATTGAACTGTTCGGAGGCAGTCCGTTTCCCCGAATCGGAGAGCTTCCTTACCTCTTGACATTGGGCCCGTACCAATTCTACTGGTTTCGCTTGCGCCGGTTCTAGGGCCCCGGACGCCGGCAGCGTTGCAAAGGGTCCTTAAGGAGCAGCATTGGCCGAGGAACTTTTTCTCTCCGACGAGTTTATCCGCAAGCTCACGGCCGTGGGCGAGGTGGACATCCTCGTCGGAGTGCCCACGTTCAACAATCGCCGCACCATCGAACAGGTGGTCAATGCCATCCAGTTGGGGCTGGTGAAGTATTTCCCTCGCGAGCGCGTGGTGCTGATCAACCCGGACGGCGGGTCCAACGACGGAACTCCGGAGGCGGTCAGAAACTCCTCCATCCTGGACTTTCGCACCCTGCTTTCTTTAAGCCCGTTGCGTACCATCCACCGCATCACCACCACGTATGGCGGCGTGGACGGCCGCGGCAGCGCCTGGCGCATCATCATGGCCGCTGCAGACCTGCTGCGCGCCAAAGCCTGCGCCGTGGTATCGCCCGATCTCGAGAGCATCTCTCCCGAGTGGATCGAAGCCCTGGTCCGTCCCGTCTACAAGGAACACTGTGACATGGTCACACCCATCTACCATCGGCATAAATACGATGGCATGCTGGTCAACAACATCATCGCGCCGGTTATCAGCGCGGTTTATGGCGTGAGGGTCCGCGAGCCCGTGGGCGGCGAAATTGGGTTCTCCGGTCGGCTGGCGTGCCGGTTCCTGGAACAGGACGTCTGGCATGAAGAATTTGTGCGGGCCCATTCCGAAATCTGGATGATCACTCGGGCGATTGCGGACGGCTGCAAGCTGTGTCAGTCGTTTCTCGGGCCCAAAATCCATGCCCCGGAAGCTTCCAGCCAGAATATTGTCGCCACCATTCAGCAGGCCCTGGGTACGCTCTTCCGCTGCATGGAGAGCCAGGAGGACTACTGGCTTCCGCGCACCGAGGCCCCGCAGCCGGTGCCTGTCTTCGGCTTCGAATACAGTTCCGGGGTCGAGCCGCGGCGCTTCAACAGGAAAAAGCTGCTCGCCATGTTCCAGAACGGCGTCAGCCAGTTGACTCCGGTGCTGGAATCCATCCTTTCGGCAGAGACGCTCGCGCAGGTCCGCGATGTTGCGCAACAGAATGGAACGCCCTTCCGCTTCCCAGACGAACTCTGGGTGAAGATCGTTTATGAATTCGCCGCTTCTTACCATCACTCGGTCATCAATCGGGAGCACCTTCTCCAGGCCTTGACGCCCCTCTATCGCGGCCGGATCTATTCGGTGGTCCTGGAAAACCAGCGAGCTGACAGTGAGCAGATCGAGAAAAGGCGTGAACTTCTGAGCGAGGAGTACGAAAAGCAGCGCCCTTATCTGGTGGAGAACTGGACCCGGAAACCGTGAGGTGAATTATGGGACAGCTTATTCTGAATACCCTGAGTCAAACGTTGGGCAATTTCTTCAGCGCGCTCACCTTGTTCCTGCCGCGGGTCCTCTCGATGGTGGTCGTCATCGTGGCAGGCTTCCTGATCGCCCTCGTCCTCAAGTTGATCGTCCGCAGAATCTTTGGCATCGCTGGCTTCCGGAAATACTGTGACTCGGCGGGCCTCACCCAGATGATGCGCAAGGCTGCTTTGCCCCCTCCAGTCGACTTGCTGGGCCAGCTCATTTTCTGGGTGGTCTGGATTGTTTTCATCGTTCTGGGTGTCGATGCTCTCGGCATCGGGGCCCTTCGCGAGCAGATTTCCAGGTTCTTTCTCTTCCTGCCCCAGATTTTCGTGGCGCTGGTCGTTCTGTTCATTGGATTGCTGATTGCCAATTTCTTTTCGCGGGCCACCTTGCTGGCCGCCGCCAATGCCAATTATCCTTCGGCAAGGCTGCTCGCCACCCTGGTCCGATTGCTCATCATCATTTTCTTTGTCACGATGGCGCTGGAACAGATCGGCCTGGGGCGCCGAGTGGTCCTCATCGCCTTTTCCATCGCCTTCGGCGCCGTCATGATGGGTACTGCCATCGCCTTTGGACTGGGCGGCCGCGATGTGGCCAGGCGATTTCTGGAAAGGCAGTTTACGGATAAAGAAGAACCCACCGAGAAGGACGAAGAAATTTCCCCGCTCTAAGGCCCGCGCAGAATCCAGGGCCCGCGCACGGCTCACGCTCCGCGCCTCTTCCCATGCGCGCAACGCAGGTGGTGACTCAGTTTGGTTGCGGCCTTGTGGCACGGCCATCCCGTTCGCTGCGCTCAGGGCGGGCCTGGCCGTGTCATTTCACGGAAGCATGGGCGAGGACGCCCGTGCCACGAATCAAACTGAATCACTACCGCAGGGTAACTGCCCCATTTCGCTGCTCTCTCGACCTGATATAATGGTTCGGCGGAGGCATTCAATCGAGAAATGAAATTAGGGATTGATTTCGGGACAACCCGGATTGTGGCCGCATTTGTGGACCGCGGCAACTATCCTGTGGTCGTCTTCGAAGCGCCGGACGGAAATTCGCTGGAATGGTTTCCGCCCCTGGTGGCCGTCAAGGGTGGCGAGCGGCGCTACGGCTGGGAGGCATGGGCCGCCCAGGAAGAGCCGGGCTGGACGGTGGTCCGTTCCCTCAAGCGCGGGCTCGATTATGCCGGCCCCGGCACGCTGGTCCAGATTGGCGATCAGCAAATCCCGATGTGGAACTTGCTCCACGAGCTGTCGCTGGCCCTCCGAAAGGCGCTGCTCGAAAGCTCCACGCTGCCGTCTGGCGGGGACGAGACCCTCGACGTGATGCTGGGCGTGCCCGCAAACGCCAACAGCAACCAGCGTTTCCTCACGGCGGAAGCCTTCCGCCAGGCGGGCTTCAACGTGCTGGGCCTGTTGAATGAACCTTCAGCCGCCAGCATCGAGTTCGGCCACCATAAGCGCACTTCGCACCAATTCAGTGAAAAAATGCGCATCCTGGTGTACGACTTGGGCGGTGGGACCTTTGACGCCTCGCTGGTGGAACTGGACGAGCGCGAGCACGTGGTTATTGCTTCTGAAGGAATTCCCACGCTTGGCGGCGACGATTTTGACGAAGTGCTCGCCGGGCTCGCTCTCGAGGCAGGCGAGATCAGCGTCATCGACCAGGACAGCCTCTCGCAGGCCGAAATGTTCCGCCTGCACGAAGAGTGCCGCCAGAAGAAGGAGGGCCTGCACCCGAACACGCGGCGGATTGTGCTCGATCTCGGCAACGTGCGTCCCGGCTGGCCGCAGGTGACGGTTGCCATCGGCGATTTTTATGAACGCAGCCGGCCGCTGGTGGAAGAAACGCTGCACGCCACGGAAGATCTGCTCGAGGCGCAGGGCCTCGCTTCCGGCGGCGACGGCGCGAAGCAAGGCGAGCAGCCGCGGCTGGAAGCCTTATATATGACCGGCGGAGGCAGTGAGCTGCCGCTGATTGGCCGCATGCTCCGCGACACTTTCGGCCGTCGCGTTCGGCGATCGGCTCATACGCGGGCCGCCACGGCCATCGGACTGGCCATCCAGGCGGACGCCACCCAGGGCTACGTTTTGCGCGACCGATTCACCCGCCACTTCGGCGTGTGGCGCGAGGCTGAGGCGGGCCATCGAATCATCTTCGATCCTCTGTTCGCCAAAGGCACGCCGCTGCCCGGCCCGTCCGATCCTCCGCTGCTCAATTCGCGGCGCTACTATCCTGTCCACAACATCGGCCATTTCCGGTATCTCGAGTGTACGCACCTTACCGATGACGGCCGCCCGGCGGGAGACATCACCATCTGGGACGACATCCGCTTTCCCTTCGATCCGTCGCTGCGCGATAATGCTGCGCTGGACCAGGTAACCGTGGGATACCTCACCAATGGCCATCGCTGCGAGACGGAGGAAAGCTACGCCTGCGACCGCGGCGGGACAGTGACAGTGACCATCGCCAACCTGCCGGAAGGCTACAACCGAAGTTACCGGCTGGGACGCTGGGCAACTTCAGAGGCGCTGGTGGTGCCAGGCCGTAAGAAGCCGCGCAGCCGAAAAGAAAAAAGACCCGGGCAGTGATTAATTTAATGGCTGGTGGGTGGCGCAGATATCGCGCTATTCGCGATGTCTGCGTTTCAGGCGGCTCGAACTTGTTTACGTACTGTCCGCGCCGTCTCAAGTAAATGACAAGCCCTCTCCCAGGGGAGAGGGTGGTTCCGCCTGGCGGAACCGGGTGAGGGGGTTTTGCCATCATCGAGCCAATCACCTAGCCCTCTAGCGCGGACCTCCGCATTTGAGGTCCGCGGTTGCTCTCTGAGGAAAACAAAATGCGAATAGCCATTGGCGCCGATCACGCCGGCTTTATGATGAAGGAAGAACTTGCCGCCGAGGTTCGCAAACTCGGCCACGACCTCCTTGACGTAGGGGCGCGCCACGCCGATCCATCGGACGATTATCCCGACTTTGCCGAGGCGGTCGGCAGGGCCCTCATGGAGGGCAAAGCCGAGCGCGGGGTGCTTATCTGCGGCAGCGGCGTCGGGGTCTCGGTGGCCGCCAACAAGATGCCGGGAATCCGCGCCGCGGTCTGCCACGACGCCTATTCGGCCCACCAGGGAGTCGAGCATGACAACATGAACGTGCTGGTGCTGGGCAGCCGCATCATCGGCCCGGAACTCGCCCGCGAACTCGTTCGAACTTATCTCGCCGCCCGGTTCTCAGGCGAAGAACGCCACTGCCGCCGCCTGGCGAAAGTGGACGATATCGAACACCGCTATCTTGCTTCCAAATCAGCCCCCTGATCTCCCCTGGCCGGCAACTCGGCAGGCCCGCCCGCCCATCCTGGCGGCCCACAACACACTCTTTGCAGCCCCAAGACAAAATCCTGACAACTGCGCGGAGCCAGGACGGTAGAATCGTGTCAAATGCAGCTCAAAAGGGTGTGGTTAGTTTATCCACACGGGGGTATGGGATGGCCAAAAGAATGCCGGATCCTTCTTCGACTCTGCGCCTGGCCGGAGCGGAGGTCACCGCCTGCGACGGCTTAACGTTTGCATTTACGTGCGAAACACTCTCCGATGGCACTCCGAGGACGATCTACGCGAACGTCAGGATCATGAACAGCGGCGAAGTGAATGTGTGCGATTACGAAGTCCGGAGAGGGCAGGTTCCCCGCATGGACCGCGAACCGCCCATGCTCTTTCCGGACAGCGACGGTTTGGACGAAAGCACCCTTGAGGGCTATTGCCTGGCTGACTTTGTCAGTCGCACCCAGTAGGCCGGCGTATAGGACGCCGTCAGACGCGCCGACCGGGCGTTGCGCGAAATGGAACAGACATCTGAAGGTCCAGGCTCGATCTTCGGC
This window of the Terriglobia bacterium genome carries:
- a CDS encoding glycosyl transferase family 2 produces the protein MAEELFLSDEFIRKLTAVGEVDILVGVPTFNNRRTIEQVVNAIQLGLVKYFPRERVVLINPDGGSNDGTPEAVRNSSILDFRTLLSLSPLRTIHRITTTYGGVDGRGSAWRIIMAAADLLRAKACAVVSPDLESISPEWIEALVRPVYKEHCDMVTPIYHRHKYDGMLVNNIIAPVISAVYGVRVREPVGGEIGFSGRLACRFLEQDVWHEEFVRAHSEIWMITRAIADGCKLCQSFLGPKIHAPEASSQNIVATIQQALGTLFRCMESQEDYWLPRTEAPQPVPVFGFEYSSGVEPRRFNRKKLLAMFQNGVSQLTPVLESILSAETLAQVRDVAQQNGTPFRFPDELWVKIVYEFAASYHHSVINREHLLQALTPLYRGRIYSVVLENQRADSEQIEKRRELLSEEYEKQRPYLVENWTRKP
- a CDS encoding Hsp70 family protein, with translation MKLGIDFGTTRIVAAFVDRGNYPVVVFEAPDGNSLEWFPPLVAVKGGERRYGWEAWAAQEEPGWTVVRSLKRGLDYAGPGTLVQIGDQQIPMWNLLHELSLALRKALLESSTLPSGGDETLDVMLGVPANANSNQRFLTAEAFRQAGFNVLGLLNEPSAASIEFGHHKRTSHQFSEKMRILVYDLGGGTFDASLVELDEREHVVIASEGIPTLGGDDFDEVLAGLALEAGEISVIDQDSLSQAEMFRLHEECRQKKEGLHPNTRRIVLDLGNVRPGWPQVTVAIGDFYERSRPLVEETLHATEDLLEAQGLASGGDGAKQGEQPRLEALYMTGGGSELPLIGRMLRDTFGRRVRRSAHTRAATAIGLAIQADATQGYVLRDRFTRHFGVWREAEAGHRIIFDPLFAKGTPLPGPSDPPLLNSRRYYPVHNIGHFRYLECTHLTDDGRPAGDITIWDDIRFPFDPSLRDNAALDQVTVGYLTNGHRCETEESYACDRGGTVTVTIANLPEGYNRSYRLGRWATSEALVVPGRKKPRSRKEKRPGQ
- the rpiB gene encoding ribose 5-phosphate isomerase B, whose product is MRIAIGADHAGFMMKEELAAEVRKLGHDLLDVGARHADPSDDYPDFAEAVGRALMEGKAERGVLICGSGVGVSVAANKMPGIRAAVCHDAYSAHQGVEHDNMNVLVLGSRIIGPELARELVRTYLAARFSGEERHCRRLAKVDDIEHRYLASKSAP